A region from the Carcharodon carcharias isolate sCarCar2 chromosome 29, sCarCar2.pri, whole genome shotgun sequence genome encodes:
- the LOC121271011 gene encoding probable G-protein coupled receptor 139, which translates to MHEPVTGQVYAIYYPILAAIGIPVNILAIVILNRRNCGLSKCITHYLVSMAAADLMVVITCVVFNRIIDTYFPGNYMLLTPACRARTVLVYATRDISVWLTVAFTFDRFISICCQQLKTTYCTKKVAAAIVGTVFTLSCLKNIPWYFVYDSLYIFNKLPWYCLITPNFYISPFWLAYSYFDCIATPFLPFFIILLLNALTVRYILVASRVRRVLRGSAGSDNNPDPEMVNRRKSFILLFSISGNFLILWLTYTIHYLYYRITDTYSYTGYNDPVYILQETAYMLLLLSCCTNTFIYTVTQTQFRAELTKMVMYPVNQIVSFLTHLKSWIG; encoded by the exons ATGCACGAACCAGTTACTGGTCAGGTGTATGCTATTTACTATCCAATTCTTGCCGCCATCGGTATTCCGG TTAACATCCTGGCGATTGTGATCCTGAACCGGAGAAACTGTGGTCTCTCCAAATGTATCACTCACTACCTGGTGTCTATGGCAGCGGCGGATCTAATGGTTGTCATCACCTGTGTTGTATTTAATCGGATCATTGATACTTACTTTCCCGGCAATTATATGTTACTCACTCCAGCGTGTCGGGCCAGAACTGTCCTAGTCTATGCAACCAGAGACATCTCTGTCTGGTTAACCGTCGCATTTACCTTTGATCGTTTCATATCCATTTGCTGTCAGCAGTTGAAAACTACATATTGCACCAAGAAAGTGGCAGCTGCAATTGTAGGCACGGTGTTTACCCTGAGCTGTTTAAAAAACATTCCCTGGTATTTCGTATATGACTCTCTCTATATATTTAATAAATTGCCATGGTATTGCCTGATCACACCAAATTTTTATATATCGCCCTTTTGGTTAGCCTATTCTTATTTCGACTGCATTGCGACTCCTTTCCTGCCATTTTTTATCATTTTGCTGCTCAATGCCCTGACCGTGAGATATATATTAGTGGCCAGCAGGGTGCGCAGGGTGTTGCGGGGCAGCGCCGGCTCTGACAATAATCCTGATCCTGAGATGGTCAACCGGAGAAAATCCTTCATCTTACTCTTCAGCATATCTGGAAACTTTCTGATCCTGTGGCTGACGTACACGATCCATTACTTGTATTATCGAATTACTGATACCTATTCTTACACGGGTTACAATGACCCAGTTTACATCCTTCAGGAAACCGCTTATATGCTCCTGCTTTTGAGCTGCTGCACGAACACGTTTATTTATACAGTGACCCAGACTCAGTTCAGAGCAGAGCTAACGAAAATGGTCATGTACCCAGTGAATCAAATTGTTTCCTTTTTGACCCATTTGAAGAGCTGGATTGGCTGA